One window from the genome of Gloeomargarita sp. SRBZ-1_bins_9 encodes:
- a CDS encoding WecB/TagA/CpsF family glycosyltransferase, with the protein MRNSRLSLEGLPIDLCADYVQLLYRRLQQGQGTHVVTLNAEMVMQARRQPALKTVIQRAELVVPDGVGITLYLRLRGQGTYHAPGIDLVGQILSRLQGEAVFFLGGAPGVAEKAVHYWQQRNPQLTIAGYHHGYFTPDEERAILDTLIQKQPRLILVAMGVPRQELWIAQHRSCCPQAVWVGVGGSFDIWAGLKKRAPRWVRRLYLEWAFRLYQEPWRWRRMLALPQFVWQVLLPAWWSG; encoded by the coding sequence ATGCGTAACTCCCGCCTCTCCCTGGAAGGACTCCCCATTGACCTATGCGCCGATTACGTCCAGCTTTTGTACCGCCGTTTACAGCAGGGGCAAGGCACCCATGTGGTCACCCTCAATGCGGAAATGGTCATGCAGGCTCGCCGTCAACCGGCCCTCAAAACGGTCATCCAGCGGGCGGAGTTGGTCGTACCGGATGGGGTGGGCATCACCCTGTATCTCCGGTTGCGGGGGCAGGGCACTTACCACGCACCAGGGATTGATTTAGTGGGTCAAATTCTCAGCCGGCTGCAGGGGGAAGCGGTTTTTTTTCTGGGGGGAGCGCCGGGGGTGGCCGAAAAAGCCGTCCACTACTGGCAACAACGCAATCCTCAGCTCACCATCGCCGGCTATCACCACGGTTATTTCACTCCGGACGAAGAACGGGCCATTTTGGATACGTTGATCCAAAAACAACCGCGTCTGATTCTGGTGGCCATGGGGGTACCGCGCCAGGAATTGTGGATTGCCCAGCACCGGTCCTGTTGTCCCCAGGCGGTGTGGGTCGGTGTTGGCGGCAGTTTTGACATTTGGGCCGGGCTAAAAAAACGGGCGCCTCGCTGGGTGCGGCGTTTGTACCTGGAGTGGGCCTTTCGCCTGTACCAGGAGCCCTGGCGCTGGCGGCGGATGTTGGCACTGCCCCAATTCGTCTGGCAGGTGTTGTTACCGGCTTGGTGGAGCGGTTAA
- a CDS encoding NAD(P)/FAD-dependent oxidoreductase — MTAGRIVIVGGGFGGLYTALNLCQFPWTDGTRPEIVLLSNERHFLFSPLLYEVVTGEMQSWEVAPPYEELLADTPVRFHQVQVQGVDLLQRRVEANGQSITGDYLVLAVGAETRKPPIPGLQEHALEFRTLADAERLRERLRLLLRQEGVVRVVVVGAGPSGIELACKLADLLGPRGRVRLVERGQEILKTFSPFAREAAQAALERRGIWLNLATTVTAMTEESITLNYKDQLDVLPVDLVVWTAGVTTPGWIADLPTLHDDQGRLVVRPTLQLPDYPQVLALGDIAACVDEQGQAVPRTAQAAFQQADYAAWNLWALVTGRSLLPFRYFHLGEMLTLGVEDAALSGLGLQLRGPLAYIARRLVYLWRLPTLKHRLQVGWQWLVAPWLDWLTAVTATRP, encoded by the coding sequence ATGACTGCCGGTCGCATTGTCATCGTTGGGGGCGGGTTCGGTGGGTTGTACACGGCGCTGAACCTGTGTCAGTTTCCTTGGACGGACGGCACGCGCCCGGAGATTGTTTTGCTCAGCAATGAACGGCATTTCCTGTTTTCGCCCCTGTTGTACGAGGTGGTGACGGGGGAGATGCAAAGCTGGGAGGTAGCGCCCCCCTACGAGGAGTTGCTGGCGGATACGCCGGTGCGGTTCCACCAGGTCCAGGTGCAGGGGGTGGATTTGCTCCAGCGACGGGTGGAGGCTAACGGCCAAAGTATCACGGGGGATTACCTGGTGCTGGCAGTGGGGGCCGAAACCCGTAAGCCGCCGATTCCCGGATTGCAGGAACACGCCCTGGAGTTTCGGACTTTGGCGGATGCGGAGCGGTTGCGGGAACGGCTGCGGCTGTTGCTGCGCCAGGAGGGGGTGGTGCGGGTGGTGGTGGTCGGGGCGGGGCCGAGTGGGATTGAGTTAGCCTGTAAGCTGGCGGACCTGTTGGGACCCCGGGGCCGGGTGCGGCTCGTAGAACGGGGACAGGAAATTCTCAAGACTTTTTCTCCCTTTGCCCGGGAGGCGGCCCAGGCGGCCCTGGAAAGACGGGGCATCTGGTTAAACTTGGCCACGACCGTTACGGCCATGACGGAGGAGAGTATTACGTTGAATTACAAGGACCAGTTGGATGTGTTGCCGGTGGACCTAGTGGTTTGGACGGCCGGGGTGACCACGCCGGGGTGGATTGCCGATTTGCCCACGCTCCACGATGACCAGGGCCGGCTGGTGGTGCGTCCGACGTTGCAGTTGCCAGATTATCCCCAGGTGTTGGCGCTAGGGGATATTGCGGCCTGTGTGGATGAACAGGGACAGGCGGTACCCCGGACGGCCCAGGCGGCATTCCAACAGGCGGATTACGCGGCGTGGAATTTGTGGGCGTTGGTGACGGGGCGTTCGCTCCTGCCGTTTCGCTACTTCCATTTGGGGGAAATGTTGACGCTGGGGGTGGAAGACGCGGCCCTGTCGGGGTTGGGATTACAGTTGCGGGGGCCTTTGGCCTACATTGCTCGGCGGTTGGTGTATCTGTGGCGGTTACCGACGCTTAAACATCGCCTGCAGGTGGGCTGGCAGTGGTTGGTGGCGCCATGGCTGGATTGGTTGACGGCAGTGACGGCCACCCGTCCTTGA